One Triticum dicoccoides isolate Atlit2015 ecotype Zavitan chromosome 5B, WEW_v2.0, whole genome shotgun sequence genomic window carries:
- the LOC119309354 gene encoding uncharacterized protein At1g66480-like yields MGNALAGRRRAAKVMTVDGATFRYKTPAAAGAALRGHPGHQLLESEEVRRLGVRARPLDRDAALKPGKLYFLVQLPRGAGGRGAGDEEDLRGPHKTWSGALHVGARERLESLMLSRRTVSDVASLMPSAGREPSSAAAARSSSVEAGADGAVRLRMRLPKAEVARLMKESKDPAEAAERIMQLCVARDQGGDAAVPAKPAALPVSALCTNKTAMKKEKRTRFMAVPDEIIG; encoded by the exons ATGGGGAACGCTCTGGCCGGCAGGCGGCGCGCGGCCAAGGTGATGACGGTGGACGGCGCCACGTTCCGGTACAAGACGCCCGCGGCGGCCGGCGCGGCCCTGCGCGGCCACCCGGGCCACCAGCTGCTCGAGTCCGAGGAGGTGCGGCGGCTGGGCGTCCGCGCCCGCCCGCTCGACCGCGACGCCGCGCTCAAGCCGGGCAAGCTCTACTTCCTCGTGCAGCTCCCGCGCGGAGCCGGCGGgcgcggcgccggcgacgaggaggacctGCGCGGGCCGCACAAGACGTGGTCCGGCGCGCTGCACGTGGGCGCCCGGGAGCGGCTGGAGAGCCTGATGCTGTCGCGCCGCACCGTGTCGGACGTGGCGTCCCTGATGCCCTCCGCCGGCAGGGAGCcgtcttcggcggcggcggcccggtCGTCGTCCGTGGAGGCCGGCGCGGACGGCGCCGTGCGGCTGCGGATGCGGCTGCCCAAGGCGGAGGTGGCGCGGCTGATGAAGGAGAGCAAGGACCCCGCGGAGGCCGCCGAGCGGATCATGCAGCTCTGCGTCGCCAGGGACCAGGGGGGCGACGCCGCTGTGCCGGCCAAGCCCGCCGCGCTGCCGGTCTCCGCGCTGTGCACCAACAAGACGGCCATGAAGAAAGAG AAGCGGACGAGGTTCATGGCCGTGCCGGACGAGATCATCGGATGA